The following are encoded in a window of Primulina eburnea isolate SZY01 chromosome 4, ASM2296580v1, whole genome shotgun sequence genomic DNA:
- the LOC140830262 gene encoding uncharacterized protein, translated as MSEKLSKDEFEIFVMRSWAIWYFQSARQALRLASSQDPICSPRSWSAPLVNTLRLDVDAAFNEGTHRYALGGIIRNHEGQLILVFGQKIEKPSSITFAELLAILVGVNISKDHNIRIHLITSDSLLAVQAVIGVEENRSYTRALASEICGLLSLLGSPSLRHVRRTANHVAHSIAFFACSSPSPFVWKCGDFSFWLINLVIKDLTLIQ; from the exons ATGTCGGAAAAGCTAAGCAAGGATGAGTTCGAGATATTTGTGATGCGATCTTGGGCTATTTGGT ACTTTCAATCGGCACGCCAAGCCCTAAGGCTTGCCTCATCGCAGGATCCAATTTGCTCTCCTAGATCCTGGAGTGCTCCTCTGGTGAATACCCTACGCCTAGATGTTGATGCAGCTTTTAATGAAGGTACCCATAGATATGCTCTTGGTGGGATTATCAGGAACCATGAGGGACAACTGATTCTTGTCTTTGGTCAGAAGATTGAGAAGCCTTCCTCGATTACTTTTGCTGAACTACTAGCTATTCTAGTTGGTGTTAACATTTCAAAGGATCATAACATCAGGATTCATCTTATTACCTCTGATTCTCTCCTCGCTGTGCAAGCAGTCATTGGTGTAGAAGAGAATCGTAGTTACACTAGGGCCCTGGCGTCTGAAATTTGTGGTCTACTGTCTCTTCTAGGGAGCCCTTCTCTTAGGCATGTTCGTCGGACTGCGAATCATGTTGCACATTCTATTGCTTTTTTTGCATGTTCCTCCCCTTCCCCATTTGTTTGGAAGTGTGGAGATTTTTCTTTTTGGCTGATTAATCTTGTAATCAAGGATCTAACTCTTATTCAAT
- the LOC140831077 gene encoding uncharacterized protein: MNRLPPSYRRRSILDKGNALHRRFESDQLTFSIPIRPLPPPSNPSHPPLTPQYHQNPSSSDFARISSLLSNPSIHPGPALEEALTASRINWRPNLLLDIFNHFDSSPKPLFTLFQWAKKQPDYQFSNPVFNAMINSLGKGREFDSAWRLILDQVDGDARERPDFDTFAIMIRRHARSGNPFGAIRAFKYASTLGISCQLNSENNLLEILLDSLCKEGQVRVASEYIDKYKVENPSWSPSIRVYNMLLNGWFRLRKLKHAERLWEHMKKENIKPTVVSYGTLIEGLCRMRRPDMALNLIDEMKMEGVEPNAIVYNPIIDALGEEGRFEEALSMLERFSILESGPTISTYNSLVKGFCKAGDLVAACRILQTMLNKKCVPTLTTYNYFFRYFSKCRKLKDGLTLYTKMIGLGYEPDRLTYHLLVKMLCKEQELDLAMQIITDMRSKGCDLDLSASTMLIHLLCKLRCFDDAIAEFEDMIRRGIIPQYLTYQRMSNELKRRGMPDKAQKLHDLMSSVPHSTKLPDTRTRQRVSSRERKTCILQKAEAMAGILKTSKDRRKLGKR, translated from the exons ATGAACCGTCTTCCTCCCTCTTACCGCCGCCGCTCAATCCTCGATAAAGGCAACGCCCTCCATCGGAGATTCGAATCCGACCAACTCACCTTCTCAATCCCCATCCGCCCCCTTCCTCCTCCCTCAAACCCATCCCACCCTCCACTGACACCACAATATCATCAAAACCCAAGCTCCTCAGACTTCGCCCGCATCTCCAGTTTGCTTTCAAATCCATCTATCCACCCTGGTCCTGCCCTGGAAGAGGCCTTAACTGCATCCCGAATCAATTGGCGCCCGAATCTTTTGCTGGATATTTTCAACCATTTTGATTCCTCTCCCAAGCCCCTGTTCACCCTCTTTCAATGGGCCAAAAAGCAACCCGATTATCAGTTCTCTAATCCTGTTTTCAATGCCATGATTAATTCCCTTGGTAAGGGACGAGAATTCGATTCAGCTTGGCGCTTGATTCTTGATCAGGTAGACGGGGATGCGAGAGAAAGGCCGGATTTTGACACCTTTGCTATCATGATCAGGAGACATGCGCGTTCAG GTAATCCCTTTGGTGCAATTCGAGCTTTCAAATACGCATCAACTTTGGGTATCTCCTGTCAGTTGAACTCTGAAAATAATTTGTTGGAGATTCTACTAGATTCTTTGTGCAAAGAGGGACAAGTTAGGGTGGCCTCAGAGTATATTGATAAGTACAAGGTGGAAAATCCAAGCTGGTCACCATCTATTAGAGTTTATAATATGTTATTAAATGGGTGGTTTCGATTACGAAAGCTTAAACATGCTGAGCGGCTGTGGGAGCATATGAAAAAAGAGAATATCAAACCAACTGTAGTAAGTTATGGGACCTTGATTGAAGGATTATGCAGAATGCGCCGACCTGACATGGCATTGAATTTAATTGATGAAATGAAAATGGAAGGTGTTGAACCAAATGCGATTGTATATAATCCGATAATTGATGCCTTAGGAGAAGAAGGCAGGTTTGAAGAGGCACTGAGTATGCTAGAAAGGTTTTCAATTTTGGAATCAGGTCCCACAATTTCAACCTATAATTCGCTAGTGAAGGGTTTCTGTAAGGCTGGGGATCTGGTAGCAGCATGCAGGATACTTCAAACGATGTTAAATAAGAAATGTGTGCCGACTTTGACGACTTATAACTATTTTTTTAGGTACTTCTCAAAATGCAGGAAACTAAAAGATGGTTTAACTCTTTATACCAAAATGATTGGGCTTGGATACGAGCCAGATCGCCTCACGTATCACCTACTGGTGAAAATGCTGTGTAAGGAGCAGGAACTGGACCTAGCAATGCAGATTATTACAGATATGAGATCAAAGGGTTGTGACTTGGACTTGTCTGCTAGTACTATGCTGATCCACTTGCTGTGCAAATTGCGTTGTTTTGATGATGCTATTGCCGAGTTTGAGGACATGATTCGCCGAGGCATCATTCCTCAGTATCTCACATATCAAAGAATGAGCAATGAACTAAAGAGACGGGGAATGCCTGACAAGGCACAGAAACTCCATGATCTGATGTCATCAGTACCTCACTCGACAAAGTTACCTGATACACGTACTAGACAAAGGGTTTCTTCTCGTGAAAGAAAAACATGTATATTGCAGAAGGCCGAGGCAATGGCTGGGATCCTGAAGACGAGCAAAGATCGTAGAAAGCTTGGAAAGCGTTGA